From a region of the Thermus caldilimi genome:
- a CDS encoding SLC13 family permease, protein MELSQEIREGLSLLVLLLTYLGLALGGLPGYRMDRAGVALVGASFLVLLGVLDLREAWRALDAQTLTFLFGIMVLNAHLGYAGFFGLAVERLLGLARTPLALLLLLTFGSGFLSALFLNDTMALLLTPLVLSLTRSLGLNPVPYLLALMAAVNTGSLMTPTGNPQNIVVASLSGISYLGFVSALWPMALLGLGLQVVLLALLYPEVRSLKLLPPIPPLRYRLHGPLLRKGLWVAFGLFLAFLLGYPMAQGALVAAGILLFTRRLRSERYFLRVDWELLVMFAALFMVTEGVRRLGLAEFLVPLATTPLGLLLAATLLSLLISNVPAVLLLAPLVQEPRDWLLLAGGSTLAGNLTLLASVANLIVAEGAGREGIKVGLLEHLRFGLPLTLLGLALLYALL, encoded by the coding sequence ATGGAGCTTTCCCAGGAGATACGGGAAGGGCTTAGCCTCCTGGTACTCCTCCTCACCTACCTGGGCCTGGCCCTGGGGGGGCTTCCCGGCTACCGCATGGACCGGGCGGGGGTGGCCCTGGTGGGGGCGAGCTTTCTGGTGCTCCTCGGGGTCTTGGACCTCCGGGAGGCCTGGCGGGCCCTGGACGCCCAAACCCTCACCTTCCTCTTCGGCATCATGGTCCTGAACGCCCATCTGGGCTATGCGGGCTTCTTTGGCCTGGCGGTGGAGAGGCTTTTGGGTTTGGCCAGGACTCCCTTGGCCCTTCTCCTCCTTCTTACCTTTGGAAGCGGGTTCCTTTCCGCCCTTTTCCTGAACGACACCATGGCCCTCCTCCTTACCCCCTTGGTCCTCTCCCTAACCCGGAGCCTGGGCCTGAACCCCGTGCCCTACCTCCTTGCCCTCATGGCGGCGGTGAACACGGGAAGCCTCATGACCCCCACGGGGAACCCCCAGAACATCGTGGTGGCGAGCCTATCCGGCATCTCCTACCTGGGGTTTGTTTCGGCCCTCTGGCCCATGGCCCTGCTGGGCCTGGGGCTCCAGGTGGTTCTCCTGGCCCTCCTCTACCCCGAGGTACGCTCCTTAAAGCTCCTTCCCCCCATTCCCCCCTTGCGCTACCGCCTGCACGGGCCCCTGCTCCGCAAGGGGCTTTGGGTGGCCTTTGGGCTTTTCCTAGCCTTCCTCCTGGGCTACCCCATGGCCCAGGGAGCCTTGGTGGCCGCAGGCATCCTCCTCTTCACCCGCCGCCTACGTTCCGAGCGCTACTTCTTGCGGGTGGACTGGGAGCTACTGGTGATGTTCGCCGCCCTCTTCATGGTCACCGAGGGGGTACGAAGGCTGGGCCTGGCGGAGTTTCTTGTTCCCTTGGCCACCACGCCTTTAGGGCTTCTTCTGGCCGCCACCCTCCTTTCCCTTCTCATCTCCAATGTGCCTGCGGTGTTGCTCCTGGCTCCCCTGGTGCAGGAGCCCAGGGACTGGCTTCTGCTGGCTGGGGGAAGCACCCTGGCGGGGAACCTGACCCTCCTGGCCAGCGTGGCCAACCTCATCGTGGCCGAGGGGGCGGGGAGGGAGGGGATCAAGGTGGGCCTTCTGGAGCACCTTCGCTTCGGCCTGCCCTTGACCCTGCTCGGCTTGGCCCTGCTTTACGCCCTACTTTAG
- a CDS encoding DUF4384 domain-containing protein produces MRVWGLLMAGLLSACTLTLEGVTVRYRLDFSPAILRFEPDRGAGATYYVGEEVRFLLTLAEPGWISLVAIDPDGRTYEFDRFYLGRGTHVLPPGAYRYTLTPPRGLQRVRAIYTDSQPGSLRLEGIYTDWDARLRVYLDASGARRYQVVETYFYVR; encoded by the coding sequence ATGCGGGTTTGGGGGCTTTTAATGGCGGGGCTTCTTTCTGCCTGCACCCTGACCCTTGAAGGGGTCACGGTGCGTTATCGCTTGGACTTCTCCCCTGCCATCCTGCGCTTTGAACCAGACCGGGGAGCGGGGGCCACGTACTACGTGGGGGAGGAGGTACGCTTCCTCCTCACCCTGGCCGAGCCTGGTTGGATTAGCCTGGTGGCCATAGACCCCGATGGGCGCACCTATGAGTTCGACCGCTTCTACCTGGGCCGGGGTACCCACGTGCTGCCTCCAGGGGCCTACCGCTATACCCTCACGCCTCCAAGGGGGCTCCAGCGGGTACGGGCCATCTACACGGATAGCCAGCCTGGAAGCCTGCGCCTGGAAGGGATATACACGGACTGGGATGCCCGGCTCAGGGTCTACCTGGATGCCTCGGGAGCCCGCCGGTACCAGGTGGTGGAGACGTACTTCTACGTGCGCTGA
- a CDS encoding NUDIX hydrolase encodes MQTAKPLKRAVALAAWSEEGLLLVKRPEEDPEFGGAWGLPAVSLGEGESLEEGALRVGREKLGAKVEVLRPVAFGVEERTTYTLKLWVVEARLLARPELPEPQPGKTYYRAYRYGRPEELKEAARQGSLCSRLYLAVKGLCP; translated from the coding sequence GTGCAAACGGCCAAGCCCCTTAAGCGCGCGGTGGCCCTGGCCGCCTGGAGCGAGGAAGGGCTTCTCTTGGTGAAGCGGCCCGAGGAGGACCCCGAGTTCGGCGGGGCCTGGGGTCTGCCGGCGGTGAGCCTTGGGGAAGGGGAAAGCCTGGAGGAGGGAGCCCTAAGGGTCGGCCGGGAGAAGCTGGGAGCCAAGGTGGAGGTCCTCAGGCCCGTGGCCTTCGGGGTGGAGGAGCGGACCACGTACACCCTAAAGCTTTGGGTGGTGGAGGCCAGGCTCCTCGCCAGGCCTGAGCTTCCCGAGCCCCAGCCCGGCAAGACCTACTACCGGGCCTACCGCTATGGCCGGCCCGAGGAGCTTAAGGAAGCTGCCCGGCAAGGCTCTTTATGCAGCCGCCTTTACCTGGCGGTGAAGGGTCTATGCCCGTGA
- a CDS encoding recombinase family protein: MKLSDWARKQGVSYLTAWRWFKAGKLPVPARQLPSGTILVEEPRAQGRTVLYTRVSGPHQKADLERQVERLLAWAKAQGLGDYQVVAEVGSASRRRGKLLALLRDPDVARIVVLRKEALTAFAWPLLEAALQGCGRRLEVLE, translated from the coding sequence ATGAAGCTCTCCGACTGGGCCCGCAAGCAGGGGGTGAGCTACCTCACCGCCTGGCGCTGGTTCAAGGCGGGCAAGCTCCCCGTCCCCGCCCGCCAGCTTCCCTCGGGCACCATCCTGGTGGAGGAGCCCCGGGCTCAGGGGAGGACGGTCCTCTACACCCGCGTCTCGGGCCCCCACCAAAAGGCGGACCTGGAGCGCCAGGTGGAGCGCCTTCTGGCCTGGGCCAAGGCCCAGGGCCTGGGGGACTACCAGGTGGTGGCGGAGGTGGGGAGCGCAAGCCGCAGGCGGGGAAAGCTCCTTGCCCTTCTGCGGGACCCGGATGTGGCGCGCATCGTGGTCTTGCGCAAGGAAGCCCTCACCGCCTTCGCCTGGCCTCTCCTGGAAGCTGCCCTGCAGGGTTGCGGCCGGAGGTTGGAGGTGCTGGAATGA
- a CDS encoding TRAP transporter substrate-binding protein has product MKRRDFLKKAGIGVAASAAFGPVFAQAQPSVRWRLASSFPKSLDTIYGAAEVLAERVSALTGGRFQIRPYQAGEIVPGLQVMDAVQQGTVEMGHTASYYFVGKAQVLAYDCAVPFGLTARQQNAWMYYGGGIELFRPIFADFGIIQFPGGNTGAQMGGWFRKEIKGLADLKGLKMRIPGPGGQVMSRLGVVPQVLAGGDIYPALERGTIDATEWVGPYDDEKLGFYKVAKYYYYPGWWEPGPQLTFYINLKEWQKLPKEYQQALEVAAAEANLTMLAKYDKLNPEALQRLIKAGVRLRKWSAEIMKAAQKATFDWYEEEAAKDATYRKVYTAWKKFREEQYRWFGVAELGYESFAFPAL; this is encoded by the coding sequence ATGAAGCGGCGTGACTTCTTAAAGAAGGCAGGTATCGGCGTAGCGGCCAGCGCAGCTTTTGGCCCAGTGTTCGCCCAGGCCCAGCCCAGCGTAAGGTGGCGGCTGGCTTCTAGCTTCCCCAAGAGCCTGGACACCATCTATGGGGCAGCGGAGGTGTTGGCGGAGCGGGTTTCCGCCCTCACCGGCGGCCGCTTCCAGATCCGCCCCTATCAGGCGGGGGAGATCGTGCCGGGCCTCCAGGTGATGGACGCCGTGCAACAGGGCACGGTGGAGATGGGTCACACCGCCAGCTACTACTTCGTGGGCAAGGCCCAGGTCCTGGCCTACGACTGCGCGGTTCCCTTCGGTCTCACCGCCCGGCAGCAAAACGCCTGGATGTACTACGGGGGCGGCATTGAGCTCTTCCGTCCCATCTTTGCCGACTTCGGCATCATCCAGTTCCCCGGGGGAAACACCGGGGCGCAGATGGGGGGCTGGTTCCGTAAGGAGATCAAGGGCCTGGCGGACCTCAAGGGCCTGAAGATGCGCATCCCCGGTCCAGGCGGCCAGGTGATGAGCCGCCTGGGGGTGGTGCCCCAGGTGCTGGCGGGGGGCGACATCTACCCCGCGCTGGAGCGCGGCACCATCGATGCCACCGAATGGGTGGGTCCTTACGACGATGAGAAGCTGGGCTTTTACAAGGTGGCCAAGTACTACTACTACCCTGGTTGGTGGGAGCCGGGTCCCCAGCTTACCTTCTACATCAACCTGAAGGAGTGGCAGAAGCTGCCCAAGGAGTACCAGCAGGCCCTCGAGGTGGCGGCGGCCGAGGCCAACCTGACCATGTTGGCCAAGTACGACAAACTGAACCCCGAGGCCCTTCAGCGCCTTATCAAAGCGGGTGTGCGGCTCCGGAAGTGGTCCGCGGAGATCATGAAGGCGGCCCAGAAGGCAACCTTTGACTGGTACGAGGAGGAGGCGGCCAAGGACGCCACCTACCGCAAGGTCTACACCGCATGGAAGAAGTTCCGCGAGGAGCAGTACCGCTGGTTCGGGGTGGCGGAGCTGGGCTACGAGTCCTTCGCCTTCCCTGCCCTCTAA
- a CDS encoding carboxylesterase/lipase family protein, with the protein MSGWLLALLLSGLAAAEGLFVQTPLGEAEGRLERGAIAFYGLPYGEAGRFQAPRPVAAWPPGVGKERVACPQTPGTTARLGEYIPPQREDCLVLNLFLPLRPPPPGGFPVMVFLHGGGFTSGSAAEPIYAGHRLAQEGVVVVSVNYRLGPLGFLALPALAKEDPKAVGNYGLLDLVEALRFVQRYIRYFGGNPQNVTLFGESAGGMLVCTLLATPEAQGLFHRAILQSGGCHQVRPLEKDFPFGERWAKNLGCSPEDLACLRHLPLSRLFPSPEPKTPPDITASTLGFPNSPFKPHLGALLPDSPLQTLGQGKAQGIPLLVGANLEELTFPGLAWLLGPGTWEEFSGRLAAQGIPPKKREALTKVYQKRFSDPRKAWGEAQTDLQLLCPSLKAARLQAPFAPTYAYLLTFRIPGWEGLGAFHGLELAPLFGNFEEMPFLPLFLSAEARERAEALGKRMRRYWVSFAREGEPRGWPRWPTYKEGYLLRLDEPPGLMPDPYGERCGALEALGLL; encoded by the coding sequence ATGTCGGGCTGGCTTTTGGCGCTCCTCCTTAGCGGTTTGGCTGCAGCTGAGGGGCTTTTCGTCCAGACCCCTTTGGGTGAGGCGGAGGGAAGGCTCGAGCGGGGGGCTATCGCCTTCTATGGCCTCCCCTACGGGGAGGCCGGGCGCTTCCAAGCCCCTAGGCCCGTGGCCGCCTGGCCCCCAGGGGTAGGAAAGGAAAGGGTGGCCTGCCCCCAAACCCCTGGGACCACGGCCCGCCTGGGAGAATACATCCCCCCGCAAAGAGAAGACTGCCTGGTCCTAAACCTCTTCCTCCCCCTCAGGCCCCCACCCCCAGGAGGCTTCCCCGTAATGGTCTTCCTGCACGGGGGAGGCTTCACCTCGGGAAGCGCCGCCGAGCCCATCTATGCGGGACACCGGCTGGCCCAGGAAGGGGTGGTAGTGGTTTCCGTGAACTACCGCCTGGGCCCCCTGGGGTTCTTGGCCCTACCTGCCCTGGCCAAGGAGGATCCCAAAGCGGTGGGGAACTATGGGCTTTTGGATCTGGTAGAGGCCCTCCGCTTTGTGCAACGGTATATTCGCTACTTCGGCGGCAACCCTCAAAACGTTACCCTCTTCGGGGAATCCGCCGGGGGCATGCTGGTCTGCACCCTTCTCGCCACCCCGGAGGCCCAGGGGCTTTTCCATAGGGCCATCCTCCAGTCGGGAGGGTGCCACCAGGTACGCCCCTTGGAGAAGGACTTCCCCTTCGGGGAACGGTGGGCCAAGAACCTGGGCTGCTCCCCGGAGGACCTGGCCTGCCTCAGGCACCTTCCCCTATCCCGCCTCTTTCCTTCCCCAGAGCCCAAAACCCCTCCCGACATCACCGCCTCCACCCTAGGCTTTCCCAACTCCCCCTTCAAGCCCCACCTGGGGGCCTTGCTTCCGGATAGTCCCTTGCAAACCTTGGGTCAAGGAAAAGCCCAGGGTATTCCCCTCCTGGTGGGGGCCAACCTCGAGGAGCTTACCTTTCCCGGCCTGGCCTGGCTCCTGGGACCCGGGACCTGGGAGGAGTTTAGCGGAAGGCTGGCCGCCCAGGGCATTCCCCCAAAGAAGCGGGAGGCTTTAACAAAGGTCTACCAAAAGCGTTTTTCCGACCCCCGAAAGGCCTGGGGGGAGGCCCAGACGGACCTCCAGCTCCTCTGCCCCTCCCTAAAGGCCGCCAGGCTCCAGGCTCCTTTCGCCCCCACCTACGCCTACCTCCTCACCTTCCGGATCCCAGGCTGGGAGGGACTTGGGGCCTTCCACGGCCTGGAGCTCGCCCCCCTTTTCGGAAACTTCGAGGAAATGCCTTTTCTTCCGCTTTTCCTCAGCGCCGAGGCCCGGGAAAGGGCCGAGGCCCTGGGCAAGCGCATGCGCCGTTACTGGGTGAGCTTCGCCCGGGAGGGGGAGCCCCGGGGCTGGCCTCGCTGGCCCACCTACAAGGAAGGCTACCTCCTCCGCCTGGACGAGCCACCGGGGCTCATGCCGGACCCTTACGGGGAACGATGCGGTGCCCTCGAGGCCCTGGGGCTACTATAG
- a CDS encoding extracellular solute-binding protein encodes MKRLLAFCAVLLPLALAQGVTITYWQYEFRSKVEAINELIRRFEAQNPGIKVVHQTFPYDAFQQKVAAAIPAGQGPDVVNLYYGWAPTWVKAGYLVPLPEDWTRRLDQDFVAMAQAAKVGGKLYGVPTAVRSLALFYNKDLFRQAGIAGPPKTWEEFIAVGQKLTVKQGGRFTQIGYGIAPDGQDHHLVREVLVRQFGGRPYSDDGKRVLYQGEAGLKALSFYTDWVRKHEIGVPGFFPGNNGYRDGFIAGRIAMIIDGSFAIGTIQQGARFNWGVAELPLERPGGRKANFGSFWMHGLTPLATGPKREAALRFLAFITSEETQRYWLEKVGELPASKNLIRDPKLSLHPIYGPFVLSLAYAKATPFVDEAAQRKVMVDAINRVLLQGTDPAQSLRLAAEEEQKILDQFWR; translated from the coding sequence ATGAAAAGGTTATTGGCTTTTTGCGCCGTTCTTTTACCCTTAGCCTTGGCCCAAGGCGTCACCATCACCTACTGGCAGTACGAGTTCCGCAGCAAGGTCGAGGCCATCAACGAGCTCATCCGCCGCTTTGAGGCCCAAAACCCCGGCATCAAGGTGGTGCATCAAACTTTCCCCTACGATGCCTTCCAGCAAAAGGTAGCTGCCGCCATACCTGCGGGACAGGGGCCGGATGTGGTAAACCTCTACTACGGCTGGGCCCCTACCTGGGTCAAGGCGGGGTATCTGGTGCCCTTGCCGGAGGACTGGACCCGGCGCCTGGACCAAGATTTCGTGGCCATGGCCCAGGCCGCCAAGGTGGGGGGAAAGCTCTACGGGGTTCCCACCGCGGTGCGAAGCCTGGCCCTTTTCTACAACAAGGACCTTTTCCGTCAAGCGGGGATTGCCGGCCCCCCCAAGACCTGGGAGGAGTTCATCGCCGTAGGTCAAAAGCTAACCGTTAAACAGGGAGGGCGCTTCACCCAGATCGGCTACGGCATCGCCCCGGACGGGCAGGATCACCACTTGGTCCGGGAAGTCCTGGTGCGCCAGTTCGGGGGCAGGCCCTACTCCGACGATGGAAAACGGGTCCTCTATCAGGGAGAGGCCGGGCTTAAGGCCCTGAGCTTCTACACCGACTGGGTACGCAAACACGAGATCGGGGTCCCTGGCTTCTTCCCCGGTAACAACGGCTATCGCGATGGGTTCATCGCAGGCAGGATCGCCATGATCATCGACGGATCCTTCGCCATCGGCACCATCCAGCAAGGGGCCCGTTTCAACTGGGGAGTGGCAGAGCTACCCCTAGAGCGACCAGGGGGACGGAAGGCCAACTTCGGCTCCTTCTGGATGCACGGCCTCACCCCATTGGCCACCGGGCCCAAGCGGGAAGCTGCGCTCCGGTTTCTTGCCTTCATCACCTCCGAGGAAACCCAGCGCTACTGGTTGGAAAAAGTGGGGGAGCTTCCCGCCAGCAAAAATCTGATCAGGGATCCCAAGCTCTCCTTACACCCCATCTACGGCCCCTTCGTGCTGAGCCTGGCCTACGCCAAGGCCACCCCCTTTGTGGACGAAGCCGCCCAGCGCAAGGTGATGGTGGACGCCATCAACCGGGTCCTGCTCCAGGGCACGGACCCCGCCCAGTCCCTGAGGCTGGCCGCGGAGGAGGAGCAGAAGATTCTGGATCAGTTCTGGAGGTAG
- a CDS encoding TRAP transporter small permease subunit codes for MRVLLAISRFIDALNERVGTLVVWLVLAVTLLSAANALMRYIFRYSSNAYLEAQWYLFSLIFLWGAGWTLKHNGHVRVDVLYARFSPRTRLWIDFLGTLLFLLPMVVLTLWLAWPIVAESVRIREWSPDAGGLPRWPIKVALLVGFVLLGLQGISELIKRGLTLAGKLQLEEEKAEEVA; via the coding sequence ATGCGGGTTCTTCTGGCGATATCCAGGTTCATAGATGCCTTGAACGAGAGGGTAGGGACCCTGGTGGTATGGCTGGTCTTAGCCGTCACCTTGCTCTCGGCGGCCAACGCCCTGATGAGGTACATCTTTCGTTACAGTTCCAACGCCTACCTCGAGGCCCAGTGGTACCTATTCAGCCTCATCTTCCTTTGGGGAGCGGGGTGGACCTTAAAGCACAACGGCCATGTACGGGTGGACGTCCTCTATGCCCGTTTCTCCCCTCGGACCCGGCTCTGGATAGACTTTCTGGGCACCCTGCTGTTTCTCCTACCCATGGTCGTGTTGACCTTATGGCTTGCCTGGCCCATCGTGGCCGAATCGGTGCGCATTCGGGAATGGTCCCCCGATGCAGGCGGGCTTCCCCGCTGGCCCATTAAGGTAGCACTGCTGGTTGGCTTCGTTCTTTTAGGTCTTCAAGGGATTTCCGAGCTAATCAAGCGCGGCCTGACTTTGGCTGGCAAGCTCCAGCTTGAGGAAGAGAAGGCGGAGGAGGTGGCCTGA
- a CDS encoding GNAT family N-acetyltransferase codes for MWSFPQSLEGRHVRLEPLALSHLPGFQAQFDPEIYRHMSHRVRGSEDLRAHLEVLLSEPGRVNWAIFLKGELAGRISVIAPDPQNCKLEIGTLIFKPFWGSPANKEAKYLLLRHAFEVLLAERVQFKVDPLNLRSQRALESLGAVREGVLRRNRFLSDGRFRDDVVYSILREEWPLVKARLEEKLYGAFPGDTGRA; via the coding sequence ATGTGGTCCTTTCCCCAGAGCCTCGAGGGCCGGCATGTCCGCCTGGAACCCCTAGCCCTCTCCCACCTTCCGGGCTTCCAAGCCCAGTTCGATCCCGAGATCTACCGTCACATGAGCCATAGGGTAAGGGGGTCGGAGGACCTAAGGGCTCACCTCGAGGTCCTTCTTTCCGAGCCTGGCCGGGTTAACTGGGCCATTTTCCTAAAAGGGGAGCTGGCCGGGCGGATCTCCGTCATTGCCCCGGATCCGCAAAACTGCAAGCTGGAGATCGGCACCCTCATCTTCAAACCCTTCTGGGGAAGTCCCGCCAACAAGGAGGCCAAGTACCTCCTCCTGCGCCACGCCTTCGAGGTGCTCCTCGCGGAAAGGGTGCAGTTTAAGGTGGACCCCTTAAACCTGCGAAGCCAAAGGGCCTTGGAGTCCTTGGGGGCGGTACGGGAAGGGGTCTTGAGGCGTAACCGCTTTCTCTCGGATGGCCGTTTCCGCGACGACGTGGTCTACAGCATCCTGCGGGAAGAGTGGCCTCTTGTGAAGGCCCGGCTGGAGGAGAAACTGTATGGAGCTTTCCCAGGAGATACGGGAAGGGCTTAG
- a CDS encoding ribonuclease HII, with protein MDAPWEEAFWRAGLKVAGVDEAGRGAWAGPIVVGAVILPPGRYPFRDSKLLRPKERERLAEEVRRVALAHALGVAEVGEVDRLGVLKATLLAAQRALGLLDPPPEALVTDYLQVTTSLPLLAPSKADQHSPSVAAASILAKVHRDRLMVELDCLYPGYGFARHKGYGTPEHQEALLALGPSPVHRRRFAPVAQAPLRFSEEG; from the coding sequence GTGGACGCGCCCTGGGAGGAAGCCTTCTGGCGGGCGGGCCTAAAGGTGGCCGGTGTGGACGAGGCCGGCCGGGGAGCCTGGGCGGGTCCCATCGTGGTGGGGGCGGTGATCCTGCCTCCTGGGCGCTACCCTTTCCGGGATTCCAAGCTCTTAAGACCTAAGGAGCGCGAGCGCCTGGCGGAAGAGGTGCGGCGGGTGGCCCTGGCCCATGCCCTGGGGGTGGCGGAGGTAGGGGAGGTGGATCGGCTGGGGGTTTTGAAGGCCACGCTTTTGGCGGCGCAAAGGGCCTTGGGCCTTCTGGATCCACCCCCTGAGGCCCTGGTCACCGACTACCTCCAGGTGACCACTTCCTTGCCCCTCCTTGCCCCTTCCAAGGCGGACCAGCATAGCCCCAGCGTGGCCGCGGCCAGTATCCTGGCCAAGGTGCACCGGGACCGGCTTATGGTGGAGTTGGATTGCCTTTACCCAGGCTACGGTTTTGCCCGGCACAAGGGTTACGGTACTCCTGAGCACCAAGAGGCTCTCCTGGCCCTAGGGCCTTCCCCCGTGCACCGCAGGCGCTTTGCCCCGGTGGCCCAGGCTCCCTTAAGGTTTTCTGAAGAGGGGTAG
- the thiI gene encoding tRNA uracil 4-sulfurtransferase ThiI, which translates to METLVLVNLFHELALKGKNRPFFLRKAKAHVKEALRGTAARLEAEWPMALLFRLPQETWPEAKERLKDTLGVEGFARVLRTPPDLKALEAALEEALAGQHFPSFRITAKRSDKTFPLTSPEIERLLGAFVKEKTGARVQLKGAERELVVRILPQAALLEVERHPGPGGLPPGVSGRVVALLSGGIDSPVAAYRLMRRGAEVVLVHFHPFPLLSGQSREKAKAIAERLVRFQHRLTLHLVPFSEVQRQIILEAPKAYRVVLYRRYMLRIAEAIAKEEGALALATGDSLGQVASQTLENLHVVNQAATLPVFRPLIGFDKVEIKAEAERIGTYPISILPDEECCTLFAPKHPVTRARLSVALETESRLDTERLIALALEGREVVRYAWPGRKPLPEAQEKAPIMKHGPLDG; encoded by the coding sequence ATGGAAACCCTGGTTCTGGTCAACCTGTTCCACGAGCTGGCCCTGAAAGGGAAAAACCGCCCCTTTTTCCTCAGGAAGGCCAAGGCCCATGTAAAGGAGGCCCTTAGGGGTACGGCGGCCAGGCTGGAGGCAGAGTGGCCCATGGCCCTCCTCTTCCGCCTGCCCCAGGAAACCTGGCCCGAAGCCAAGGAACGCCTGAAGGACACCCTGGGGGTAGAGGGCTTTGCCCGGGTCCTGCGCACTCCCCCGGATCTCAAGGCCCTCGAGGCCGCCCTGGAAGAAGCCCTTGCGGGGCAACACTTTCCAAGCTTCCGCATCACCGCCAAGCGCTCCGACAAGACCTTTCCCCTCACCTCTCCCGAGATCGAGCGCCTCCTTGGGGCCTTCGTGAAGGAGAAGACGGGGGCCAGGGTACAGCTCAAGGGGGCGGAAAGGGAGTTGGTGGTGCGCATCCTGCCCCAAGCCGCCCTTTTGGAGGTGGAGCGCCACCCGGGACCGGGAGGGCTTCCCCCCGGGGTTTCCGGAAGGGTGGTGGCCCTCCTTTCCGGGGGGATTGACTCCCCCGTGGCCGCCTACCGCCTCATGCGCCGGGGGGCGGAGGTGGTCCTGGTGCACTTCCACCCCTTCCCCCTTCTCTCGGGCCAGAGCCGGGAAAAGGCCAAGGCCATCGCCGAGCGCCTGGTGCGCTTCCAGCACCGCCTGACCCTCCACCTGGTGCCCTTCAGCGAGGTGCAGCGGCAGATCATCCTCGAGGCCCCCAAGGCCTACCGGGTGGTCCTCTACCGCCGCTACATGCTCCGCATCGCCGAGGCCATCGCCAAGGAGGAAGGGGCCCTGGCCTTGGCCACCGGGGACAGCCTGGGCCAGGTGGCCTCGCAGACCCTGGAGAACCTCCATGTGGTCAACCAGGCGGCCACCCTTCCCGTCTTCCGGCCCTTGATCGGCTTTGACAAGGTGGAGATCAAGGCGGAGGCGGAGCGCATCGGTACCTACCCCATCTCCATCCTTCCCGACGAGGAGTGCTGCACCCTCTTCGCCCCTAAGCACCCCGTGACCCGGGCCCGGCTTTCCGTGGCCTTGGAAACGGAAAGCCGTTTGGATACGGAAAGGCTCATCGCCTTGGCCCTCGAGGGCCGGGAGGTGGTGCGCTACGCCTGGCCGGGGCGAAAACCCCTACCAGAGGCTCAGGAGAAGGCCCCTATAATGAAGCATGGACCTCTTGACGGCTAA
- a CDS encoding transposase, translating into MRSLPFGPEALRPFVSPLLDAWLERHEEKVARLLWAILASGSARKSDWARAYRQEATEEANYKAIDRLLPLLEPQRYLLRLLDPKTPFLLVDPTEVPRPQAKRTPYVGRLSDGKTLGFWAVVLAQPYEGRAVPVYVGSYWEGKPEGRNRTWEDWVEAVREYVEEGTVWVFDREFSFAGWLEALERAGVRYAVRLNLGTRPRLEWRGERLVPWVDRGREVRYEGVRYRGEVEVNLVGVWREGMREALWVMGNLPPEELLGVYEERMKIEEGFRDLKGHMGFAGVMSKGWEAMEKTLALVALAYGVGLLVGEEARRRLKGGARREGGSGGYTRGSLSS; encoded by the coding sequence ATGAGGAGCTTGCCGTTTGGACCGGAGGCTTTACGCCCCTTCGTGAGCCCTCTGCTGGATGCCTGGCTGGAGCGCCACGAGGAGAAGGTAGCCCGGTTGCTCTGGGCGATCCTGGCCTCAGGTTCTGCCCGCAAGAGCGATTGGGCCAGAGCCTACCGCCAAGAGGCCACGGAGGAAGCCAACTACAAGGCCATTGACCGACTCCTTCCCCTCCTGGAACCCCAGCGCTACCTCCTGCGCCTCCTGGACCCCAAGACCCCCTTCCTCCTGGTGGACCCCACGGAGGTACCCCGTCCCCAGGCGAAACGGACCCCCTACGTGGGCCGGCTTTCCGACGGCAAGACCCTGGGCTTTTGGGCGGTGGTGTTGGCCCAACCCTACGAGGGCCGGGCGGTGCCGGTGTACGTGGGGAGCTACTGGGAGGGGAAGCCGGAGGGGAGGAACCGGACGTGGGAGGATTGGGTGGAGGCGGTGCGGGAATACGTGGAGGAGGGGACGGTGTGGGTATTTGACCGGGAGTTCTCCTTTGCCGGGTGGCTGGAGGCGCTGGAGCGGGCGGGGGTGAGGTATGCGGTGCGGCTGAACCTGGGGACGAGGCCGCGGTTGGAATGGAGAGGGGAGCGGCTGGTGCCCTGGGTGGACCGGGGGCGGGAGGTGAGGTACGAGGGGGTGAGGTACCGGGGGGAGGTGGAGGTGAACCTGGTGGGGGTGTGGCGGGAGGGGATGCGGGAGGCGCTTTGGGTGATGGGGAACCTGCCTCCGGAGGAGCTTCTTGGGGTGTACGAGGAAAGGATGAAGATTGAGGAGGGGTTCAGGGACCTGAAGGGGCACATGGGGTTTGCTGGGGTGATGAGCAAGGGGTGGGAAGCGATGGAGAAGACGCTGGCCCTGGTGGCGTTGGCCTACGGGGTGGGGCTTTTGGTGGGGGAGGAGGCGCGGAGGCGCCTGAAAGGGGGGGCGCGAAGGGAAGGCGGAAGTGGGGGGTATACTCGGGGCTCTTTGTCCTCTTGA